Proteins encoded within one genomic window of Triticum aestivum cultivar Chinese Spring chromosome 2D, IWGSC CS RefSeq v2.1, whole genome shotgun sequence:
- the LOC123056113 gene encoding uncharacterized protein, which translates to MEEKPVDCLTSKLKRNHKSPAPPPLAFHGGNQHEKRQLRSMGDEVDAFSEELRRRPEVRIINKYAVLAAYVRITLKSIGALLLLWATVVLLGGFVSSMKKGDFWSVTIIAFVQAAGVFEAIGFAGMDLYLDWLVYNGPDIKYWLQKCRCELNQLPMRQWSKKQIQNVVSFLIFITLSVRSDLVAVLAVSAPLVSMKLSSRAIRQDHGIADGEAFKANMKRALNLFYGAAFAHGAISALWMTAQAGANTWIEVIVSDQHGFSPKVIRAYLRKTKDMCLKNKTSATSWNLITYGAGLLDSSLPEEYAAGGRVLTMLIDKDVPLQVRRLLIRSPRQRIQKLIGTLAWRSPADQEMIWLAARIVEHLASDLNLAHFPGALECISSLLNHKILHLPFVPGQREDGEGIDKDLLLPGLRILENLAHDTTNCTLIYNSKGLLSKIVAPVSSNEFVEDIKSSAAWNKVADGSLKVVSRLMGSSGRTGKNMCRLIANNRNAVKNLEVVLEMDIKSNSGIIELQMRAIEVLTQLALHHPASASFMMRREKLIERALHIFLAADWMEDYLKDEKKKIEKPTLSQKNTSPIPSMGRCIDNLIKKVKEKRAKQARETRVEKKMKEVQKTASRLKEKAGEALAMLSSDSEAIKSFTGCDDDIHRLTELLDCNIKSIKCKISTADTVEIDINTDCRISAGVILKNLSNYVKAPTLRKVFGELIRVEQDEPFTSGNHNKQCGDRILQTELLSLVAAIRANNNLNLAGILLSQTPPDTLEDFVMRLKKMVEDNMYATPACLAIQKLTCELVIEFIKHDRNVEMIDRHNIIATLLEASEVMDCVESNMLFAGVDRDCYGVPLKPLSSVLAKNAEDLLAQRKQALGITINIVPASAPIP; encoded by the exons ATGGAGGAGAAACCAGTAGACTGTTTGACTAGCAAACTGAAGAGAAACCACAAatcccccgctccaccaccattAGCATTCCACGGAGGAAACCAGCACGAGAAGCGGCAGCTCCGGAGCATGGGAGATGAGGTTGACGCTTTCTCGGAGGAGCTTCGACGGCGGCCAGAAGTAAGGATCATCAACAAGTATGCCGTCCTTGCGGCGTACGTCAGAATTACCCTGAAATCCATCGGGGCCTTGCTGCTTTTGTGGGCCACCGTGGTCCTACTCGGCGGCTTCGTCTCGTCGATGAAGAAGGGCGATTTTTGGTCTGTGACCATCATAGCATTCGTGCAGGCTGCCGG GGTATTCGAAGCAATCGGATTTGCTGGTATGGATTTATATTTGGATTGGCTTGTTTACAATGGACCGGACATTAAATATTGGTTACAAAAGTGTCGGTGTGAACTTAACCAGTTGCCTATGAGACAATGGTCGAAGAAACAAATACAAAATGTCGTGTCATTTCTAATATTTATCACTCTGTCCGTGCGATCTGACCTAGTGGCGGTCCTCGCTGTTAGTGCACCATTGGTTTCCATGAAACTGTCGAGTCGTGCAATAAGGCAAGACCATGGCATCGCGGACGGGGAGGCATTTAAAGCAAATATGAAGCGGGCGCTAAACTTATTCTACGGCGCAGCATTTGCTCACGGCGCCATATCCGCATTGTGGATGACGGCTCAAGCGGGGGCTAATACGTGGATCGAGGTTATTGTCAGCGACCAACATGGTTTCAGCCCCAAGGTAATTCGTGCATATTTGCGCAAAACTAAAGACATGTGTCTAAAGAACAAAACGTCTGCAACAAGCTGGAATTTGATCACATATGGTGCCGGCTTGCTGGATTCCAGCTTACCAGAAGAATATGCGGCTGGAGGGAGGGTACTAACAATGCTGATTGATAAGGATGTACCATTACAGGTAAGACGGCTGCTGATCAGGTCACCCAGACAAAGAATTCAGAAGCTGATCGGCACCCTTGCTTGGAGAAGCCCAGCCGACCAAGAGATGATATGGCTTGCAGCGAGAATTGTGGAGCATCTCGCTAGCGACCTCAACCTTGCTCACTTTCCAGGAGCATTGGAATGCATATCCTCCCTCCTCAACCACAAAATTCTCCATTTACCATTTGTACCTGGGCAAAGGGAGGATGGTGAAGGAATTGATAAGGATCTTCTTTTGCCAGGCTTGAGAATTCTAGAGAATCTGGCGCATGACACAACTAACTGCACACTGATATACAACTCCAAGGGCCTTCTTTCAAAAATTGTTGCACCTGTCAGCTCCAACGAATTTGTAGAAGATATCAAGAGCAGCGCTGCATGGAACAAGGTAGCAGATGGGTCACTGAAAGTGGTTAGCCGCCTCATGGGTTCTTCAGGACGCACCGGCAAAAACATGTGCAGACTAATTGCAAACAATCGTAATGCAGTCAAAAACTTGGAGGTTGTTCTGGAAATGGATATTAAGAGCAACAGTGGTATCATAGAGCTACAGATGCGAGCTATAGAGGTTCTTACACAACTAGCCTTGCATCATCCAGCAAGTGCTTCTTTTATGATGCGAAGAGAAAAACTTATTGAGAGGGCGTTACACATCTTCCTTGCTGCAGATTGGATGGAAGATTATttgaaagatgaaaaaaagaagattGAGAAACCAACTCTAAGCCAAAAAAACACTTCGCCAATACCGTCAATGGGAAGATGTATTGATAATCTCATTAAAAAGGTCAAAGAGAAGAGGGCCAAACAAGCAAGAGAAACGCGTGTGGAAAAGAAGATGAAAGAAGTTCAGAAAACTGCAAGCCGTCTTAAAGAAAAGGCAGGTGAAGCATTGGCCATGCTGTCCAGTGATTCAGAGGCTATCAAGAGCTTCACAGGATGCGATGATGATATCCATCGTCTTACTGAATTGCTCGACTGCAATATCAAGAGCATCAAATGCAAAATAAGTACAGCTGATACTGTGGAAATAGATATCAACACGGATTGTCGTATTAGCGCAGGAGTCATCTTGAAGAATTTGAGCAACTACGTCAAGGCACCAACCTTACGGAAG GTATTTGGAGAATTGATTCGAGTAGAACAAGACGAGCCTTTCACTTCAGGGAACCACAACAAGCAGTGTGGGGATAGGATTCTGCAAACGGAGCTGTTATCACTCGTCGCAGCAATTCGTGCAAACAACAATCTTAATCTTGCAGGAATCTTACTTTCGCAGACGCCGCCGGATACCCTGGAAGACTTTGTGATGAggctgaagaagatggtggaggacaACATGTATGCCACCCCTGCATGCCTGGCGATACAAAAGCTTACTTGTGAGCTGGTTATAGAATTCATCAAGCATGATCGAAATGTCGAAATGATAGACAGACACAATATCATTGCCACATTACTGGAGGCTTCAGAGGTGATGGACTGTGTTGAGAGCAACATGCTTTTCGCTGGTGTTGATCGTGACTGCTACGGGGTTCCTCTGAAGCCTCTTTCTTCTGTTCTTGCTAAAAATGCTGAAGATCTTTTGGCACAGAGGAAACAGGCTCTGGGTATCACTATCAACATTGTGCCTGCCAGTGCACCAATACCGTGA